CCGGCAAGGATCAAGAGGTTCGCGCGCATGTCTGACCCTTGGCTGACAATCATCGGGATGGGCGAGGACGGGGTTGCAGGCCTCAGCGCCGCAAGTCAAGCCGCTCTGGGCCGGGCCGAGGTTATCATGGCCCCCCAGCGCCACCTCGATCTTGTGGTTAACGCGCCATTAACCACAAGTGTCCCCGCGGGGACAGATCTCATCCCCTGGCCGGTTCCCTACGCGGATGGCATCGCAATCCTCGCGTCCCTGCGGGGACAAAAGGTCGTGGTCCTCGCATCAGGCGATCCGTTCTGGTTCGGGGCCGGGTCCGTCATCGCACGCAGCTTCGGCGCGCACGAATGGACCTCCCTCCCCGGCGTGTCCTGCTTCTCCCTCGCCGCGGCGCGCCTTGGCTGGCCACTGGAAACCACAGCCTGCCTCGGCCTGCACGCCGCGCCCATGGAACGGCTGCGCCGCCACCTTGCCCCCGGTGCGCGCCTGATCGTCACCTTGCGCGACGGCGACGCGGTGTACGCGCTTGCCAGCTACCTCGGCGCCAGCGGTTTCGCGGACAGCACCCTGCATGTGATGGAGCATTTGGGCGGCCCACAGGACCGCCTTACGTCCGCGCGCGCCGCTGACATCGCAGGCCCCTTCGATCACCCGGTCTGCGCCGCCATTGAAGTCGCGGGCAACGGCGCGGTCCTGACCGCC
The DNA window shown above is from uncultured Tateyamaria sp. and carries:
- the cbiE gene encoding precorrin-6y C5,15-methyltransferase (decarboxylating) subunit CbiE, with product MSDPWLTIIGMGEDGVAGLSAASQAALGRAEVIMAPQRHLDLVVNAPLTTSVPAGTDLIPWPVPYADGIAILASLRGQKVVVLASGDPFWFGAGSVIARSFGAHEWTSLPGVSCFSLAAARLGWPLETTACLGLHAAPMERLRRHLAPGARLIVTLRDGDAVYALASYLGASGFADSTLHVMEHLGGPQDRLTSARAADIAGPFDHPVCAAIEVAGNGAVLTAATGQTDDTFLNDGQITKRPIRAITLSTLAPKPGEHLWDIGGGSGSIALEWLLAHPTTTATTVEPRQDRAARIAENAASLGVEHRLTIVQGAAPDVLDGLKAPAAIFVGGGLSAQVLDAVTAVPARIVVNAVTLEGEALLAAAQAAHGGALTRIAISHAAPLGPKRGWNASYPVVQWSLDR